The following proteins come from a genomic window of Heyndrickxia acidicola:
- the hslO gene encoding Hsp33 family molecular chaperone HslO, with amino-acid sequence MSDYLIKALAYNGQVRAYAVNSTETVGEAQKRHYTWPTASAALGRAMTAGVMMGAMLKGDDKITVKVEGGGPIGVIIVDSNARGDVRGYVTNPQTHFDLNEHGKLDVRRAVGTEGTLTVVKDLGLRENFSGQVPIVSGELGEDFTYYFVASEQVPSSVGVGVLVNPDNSILASGGFIIQLLPGTDESVIEELEKRIQTTPPISKLIQQGLTPEEILTSLLGEGNVKILEKMPIQFKCNCSKERFGAAIISLGKEEIRDMIEEDGQAEAQCHFCNNKYKFSKVELEELLEEAK; translated from the coding sequence GTGAGCGATTATCTAATTAAAGCACTTGCATATAATGGCCAGGTACGGGCTTACGCAGTTAACAGTACTGAAACAGTTGGAGAAGCTCAAAAACGCCATTATACATGGCCTACTGCTTCTGCAGCCCTTGGCCGTGCAATGACTGCTGGGGTCATGATGGGTGCCATGTTAAAAGGCGATGATAAAATTACTGTTAAGGTTGAGGGCGGCGGCCCAATCGGAGTAATTATCGTTGACAGCAATGCTAGGGGAGATGTACGAGGGTATGTTACAAATCCGCAAACCCATTTTGATCTAAATGAGCATGGAAAACTGGATGTTCGCAGAGCAGTGGGTACGGAAGGTACGCTGACTGTAGTAAAGGATTTGGGTCTTAGAGAGAACTTTTCTGGTCAGGTCCCGATTGTGTCAGGCGAACTGGGAGAGGATTTCACATACTATTTTGTTGCATCTGAGCAAGTTCCGTCATCTGTTGGTGTAGGGGTATTAGTGAATCCGGACAATTCGATTCTTGCATCTGGAGGATTTATTATTCAACTTCTTCCGGGAACGGACGAAAGTGTTATTGAGGAACTGGAAAAAAGAATTCAAACCACTCCTCCTATTTCTAAACTGATTCAACAAGGATTAACGCCTGAAGAGATTTTGACAAGCCTGCTTGGTGAAGGAAATGTAAAGATTTTAGAAAAAATGCCCATTCAATTTAAGTGCAATTGCTCAAAGGAAAGATTCGGAGCGGCCATTATTAGCTTGGGCAAAGAAGAAATTCGCGACATGATTGAAGAGGATGGACAAGCTGAAGCCCAGTGCCATTTCTGCAATAATAAGTATAAATTCTCTAAAGTAGAACTCGAAGAACTTTTGGAAGAAGCGAAATAA